One Dictyoglomus turgidum DSM 6724 DNA window includes the following coding sequences:
- the rlmB gene encoding 23S rRNA (guanosine(2251)-2'-O)-methyltransferase RlmB, translating into MEDIIYGKNSVLEALKSEIPLNKIYIARGIHFDNKFNEILKLAKEKSIPIKYVERSFIEKMVDGNSQGVLAILSSVPYKDWKELEKSLDNKSIIVVLDHIQDPYNLGAIARTSEFAGVSAIVIPKARSAGITSVSFKTSAGALSYIPVIRVSNIANFLRELKGKGWFIVGADLNTENLYNKVEYNFPLALVVGSEGEGLHRIVRESCDLLVKIPSYGKVESLNVSVAVGIILYKIRESL; encoded by the coding sequence ATGGAAGATATAATTTATGGAAAGAATTCAGTACTTGAGGCTCTTAAAAGTGAGATTCCTTTAAACAAGATATATATCGCGAGAGGTATTCATTTTGATAATAAATTTAACGAGATATTAAAGTTGGCTAAAGAGAAAAGTATTCCCATTAAGTATGTGGAGAGAAGCTTTATAGAAAAAATGGTGGATGGAAATTCTCAGGGAGTTCTTGCTATTCTTTCCTCAGTTCCATATAAAGATTGGAAAGAATTGGAAAAATCTTTGGATAATAAAAGTATAATTGTGGTGCTGGATCATATTCAGGACCCTTATAACTTGGGAGCTATTGCAAGGACTTCTGAATTTGCGGGTGTTTCAGCGATAGTGATACCTAAAGCAAGAAGTGCGGGAATAACTTCTGTTTCTTTTAAAACTTCGGCTGGAGCTCTGTCTTACATACCTGTAATAAGGGTTTCTAATATAGCAAATTTTTTAAGAGAGTTAAAAGGGAAAGGATGGTTTATAGTAGGGGCAGACCTTAATACTGAAAATTTATATAATAAAGTAGAGTATAACTTTCCTCTTGCTCTTGTAGTAGGAAGCGAAGGAGAAGGTTTACATAGGATTGTTAGAGAGTCTTGTGATTTGCTTGTAAAAATACCATCATATGGTAAAGTGGAATCTTTAAATGTCTCGGTAGCGGTAGGGATTATTCTATATAAGATAAGAGAAAGTCTATGA
- the ispF gene encoding 2-C-methyl-D-erythritol 2,4-cyclodiphosphate synthase, with protein MRVGLGYDVHPFEEGRELFLGGIKIPFDKGLKGHSDGDVLIHAIADALLGASALPDIGYFFPVDDKSIEGIPSTIILEKVRDLLKEKGVNIINIDCTIIAEEPKIMPFRDKIIKNLSSILRIPEDCLSVKATTNEKLGFIGKKEGIAVFAVALVSY; from the coding sequence ATTAGAGTTGGTTTAGGTTATGATGTGCACCCTTTTGAGGAAGGAAGAGAGCTTTTTTTAGGAGGAATAAAGATACCTTTTGATAAGGGTTTAAAAGGCCATTCTGATGGGGATGTTTTAATACATGCTATAGCAGATGCCCTTTTAGGGGCATCTGCATTACCTGATATAGGTTATTTTTTTCCTGTTGATGATAAAAGCATTGAGGGTATTCCTAGCACTATTATTCTTGAGAAGGTAAGAGATTTGTTAAAAGAAAAAGGAGTGAATATAATTAATATCGATTGTACAATTATTGCTGAAGAACCCAAAATTATGCCTTTTAGAGATAAAATTATTAAGAATTTGTCCTCAATATTGAGGATTCCTGAGGATTGCTTGAGTGTAAAGGCTACTACTAATGAAAAATTAGGCTTCATTGGAAAAAAAGAAGGAATAGCAGTTTTTGCTGTAGCTCTTGTAAGTTATTAA
- the ispD gene encoding 2-C-methyl-D-erythritol 4-phosphate cytidylyltransferase has protein sequence MEKITGIIVAAGKSKRFGEDKLLIDIKGMPIVYYSLRKLNDIEDLERIILVVREEMVEYYKKKISNWGLEKIYKIIPGGEERQNSVYNALKSINFSCDYILIHDAARPLISTKKIKELIDFCTEKKVSAILGIPVRDTIKVVDKNSKKVIETLDRSKLWLIQTPQMFPFEIIKKAHEKAVEDNFIGTDDASLVERLNIPVYIVEGDPLNIKITTKDDLLWIEGIIQKLELV, from the coding sequence TTGGAAAAAATAACTGGAATTATTGTGGCTGCAGGTAAAAGTAAAAGATTTGGAGAAGATAAGCTTCTAATTGATATAAAAGGTATGCCTATAGTGTATTATTCATTAAGAAAATTAAACGATATAGAAGACTTAGAAAGAATAATTCTTGTAGTGAGGGAGGAGATGGTAGAGTATTATAAAAAGAAAATAAGTAATTGGGGATTGGAAAAAATCTATAAGATAATTCCAGGAGGAGAGGAAAGACAAAATTCTGTCTATAATGCGTTAAAATCTATTAACTTTTCCTGCGATTATATACTTATCCATGATGCAGCAAGACCTCTTATATCAACTAAAAAGATAAAAGAACTTATAGATTTTTGTACAGAGAAAAAAGTTTCGGCTATCCTTGGCATTCCTGTAAGAGACACTATAAAGGTGGTAGATAAGAATTCCAAGAAAGTTATAGAAACTCTTGATAGAAGCAAACTATGGCTTATTCAAACTCCTCAGATGTTTCCCTTTGAGATAATTAAAAAGGCTCACGAAAAAGCGGTAGAAGATAATTTTATAGGGACCGATGATGCTTCTTTAGTAGAAAGATTAAATATTCCTGTTTATATAGTAGAGGGAGATCCTTTAAATATAAAGATTACCACTAAGGATGATCTGTTATGGATAGAAGGGATTATACAAAAATTAGAGTTGGTTTAG
- the disA gene encoding DNA integrity scanning diadenylate cyclase DisA: MAELKKFALQALRFVAPGTPLRESLEQIVKAKTGALIVVGEIEKVRPLMNGGFPLDIDFTPNRLYELSKMDGAIILSKDGKKILFANVILLPDPTISSSETGARHATAERVAKQTGCLVISVSQRKDTITLFQNDWKYVLRDVEEILTKASQALQTMERYRNIYDDLLNRLNSLELENQVNIYEVLSFLHRACMLFTIGKEVENYLIELGVEGRLIEIQLEVLLTGVKEETVLVIKDYAKKDKDPEDILRELVANFRGNFQEFSYIAGEILGYRKEEIDTGIIVVSKGYRILNRIASIPSSVIEKIVNYFGDLPRILESSFEDLDNIEGVGEVRAKKIREALTRMQRILTF, translated from the coding sequence ATGGCGGAGTTAAAGAAGTTTGCATTACAGGCTTTAAGATTTGTAGCTCCTGGAACTCCACTGAGAGAAAGTTTGGAACAAATAGTAAAAGCTAAGACAGGAGCCCTAATTGTTGTTGGAGAAATAGAAAAGGTTAGACCTCTTATGAACGGTGGTTTTCCCTTAGATATAGATTTTACTCCGAATAGGTTATATGAGTTGTCAAAAATGGATGGTGCTATTATACTTTCTAAGGACGGAAAGAAGATATTGTTTGCTAATGTTATTTTATTACCTGATCCTACTATTTCCTCTTCTGAAACTGGGGCAAGACATGCTACTGCTGAGAGGGTTGCTAAACAGACAGGGTGTCTTGTTATTAGCGTCTCTCAAAGAAAAGATACTATAACTTTGTTTCAAAATGATTGGAAGTACGTTTTAAGAGATGTGGAAGAGATATTGACTAAAGCCTCTCAAGCTCTTCAAACCATGGAAAGATATAGAAACATTTATGATGATCTTTTAAACAGACTTAATTCTCTTGAATTGGAGAACCAAGTTAATATATATGAGGTTTTATCTTTTTTACATAGAGCCTGCATGTTATTTACTATAGGGAAAGAAGTAGAAAATTATTTAATTGAACTTGGGGTAGAAGGGAGACTTATAGAGATACAGCTAGAGGTTCTACTTACTGGGGTAAAAGAAGAGACTGTTTTGGTGATAAAAGATTATGCTAAGAAAGACAAAGATCCTGAGGACATTTTGAGGGAATTAGTTGCTAATTTTAGAGGGAATTTCCAAGAATTTTCTTATATAGCTGGAGAGATCTTAGGCTATAGAAAAGAAGAAATAGATACAGGAATAATAGTGGTATCCAAAGGATATAGAATTTTAAATAGGATTGCATCCATACCTTCAAGTGTGATTGAAAAAATTGTTAATTATTTTGGTGATCTGCCAAGAATCCTGGAGAGTAGTTTTGAGGATCTTGATAATATTGAAGGAGTTGGGGAGGTGAGGGCTAAAAAGATTAGAGAGGCATTAACAAGAATGCAGAGAATTTTAACTTTTTAA
- the radA gene encoding DNA repair protein RadA yields the protein MSKVKSKFVCQVCGYESVRWFGRCPNCQSWNSFIEITEKKQGFNNRESKENLGVYRLEDILNYEPVRLKTGLTGFDYVIGGGIVEGEVILLAGEPGIGKSTLLLQLAISLDKNDTRVLYISAEESLSQVGLRLRRLNSGDKLNIDFVSERDIENILPNLENSNYSLIIVDSIQTIYSSEFPTSPGNVVQVRECTSKLVDFAKKNNIAVILVGHVTKEGDIAGPKILEHLVDAVLYLEGERYHDLRILRVIKNRFGPTNDFILYEMKENGLFEVEDISAKVIENRNTNVSGSIIIPIMEGTKPLLIELQTLVSRTNTSYPRRITSGIDLNKLVLILAILEKKLNISFSDKDVFVNVVGGIKISEPAIDLGLAFALLSALINKPFPSDMVAIGEIGLGGEVRTVPHIERRLKEAKKFGFNKALIPKDSKVKSYEYNMNVRTITDIGEGIDLVWGEKWRS from the coding sequence ATGTCAAAAGTAAAGAGCAAGTTTGTATGTCAAGTATGTGGATATGAGAGTGTAAGATGGTTTGGCAGATGTCCTAACTGTCAAAGTTGGAATTCCTTTATTGAGATTACCGAAAAAAAGCAGGGTTTTAATAATAGAGAAAGTAAAGAAAATTTGGGGGTATATAGATTAGAAGATATTTTGAATTATGAGCCTGTCAGGTTGAAAACGGGCCTGACAGGTTTTGATTATGTTATTGGTGGGGGAATTGTGGAGGGGGAAGTAATTCTCTTGGCAGGAGAGCCTGGAATTGGCAAATCTACGTTACTTTTGCAACTTGCTATATCGCTTGATAAAAATGATACAAGAGTTTTATACATCTCTGCCGAAGAATCTTTATCACAGGTGGGACTAAGATTAAGGAGATTAAATTCAGGTGATAAGTTAAATATTGATTTTGTGTCTGAAAGAGATATTGAAAATATATTACCAAACCTTGAAAATTCTAACTATTCACTAATAATTGTAGACTCTATTCAAACAATTTATTCCTCTGAGTTTCCTACTTCTCCGGGAAATGTGGTTCAGGTGAGAGAATGTACTTCTAAATTAGTAGATTTTGCGAAGAAGAATAATATAGCTGTCATATTAGTCGGGCATGTTACTAAGGAAGGAGATATTGCAGGACCTAAAATATTGGAACATTTAGTTGATGCGGTTTTATATCTTGAGGGTGAAAGATATCATGATTTAAGGATATTAAGAGTAATTAAAAACAGATTTGGTCCTACTAATGATTTCATACTCTATGAGATGAAAGAAAATGGACTTTTTGAAGTAGAGGATATCTCTGCAAAGGTAATTGAAAATAGAAATACTAATGTTTCAGGATCTATTATTATACCAATTATGGAAGGAACAAAACCATTATTGATAGAATTGCAGACCCTTGTAAGTAGAACAAATACATCATATCCCAGGAGGATTACTTCAGGTATAGATCTTAATAAATTGGTGCTTATATTGGCCATTCTTGAGAAAAAGCTAAATATTAGTTTCTCTGATAAAGATGTATTTGTAAATGTAGTGGGTGGAATAAAAATAAGTGAACCTGCAATAGATTTAGGACTTGCCTTTGCTCTACTTTCTGCGTTGATAAATAAACCTTTTCCATCTGATATGGTAGCTATAGGGGAGATAGGACTCGGGGGAGAGGTTAGAACTGTTCCTCACATAGAAAGAAGGTTAAAAGAAGCAAAGAAATTTGGCTTTAATAAAGCATTAATTCCTAAGGACAGCAAAGTTAAGTCGTATGAATATAATATGAATGTGCGGACTATTACAGATATTGGTGAGGGAATAGATTTAGTTTGGGGGGAAAAATGGCGGAGTTAA
- a CDS encoding ATP-dependent Clp protease ATP-binding subunit has protein sequence MMDKLTQRAYRVLLLAQEEARRLNYSTVGTEHILLGLIREEGGIAAQVLINLGLDLNQLRNEIERLIGRGDGTSYGALPFTSRAKKVLEYASESAQELNHNYIGTEHLLLGLLKEGEGVAAHVLEGMGVRLEDVTIEILKLLGEPIDPTKIRGRQQMNTSNNNSLKKKRTVTATLDEFGRDLTQLARQGKLDPIIGREKELERIIQILSRRTKNNPVLVGEPGVGKTAIVEGLAQKIVDGEVPDTLLNKRIVAIDMGSIVAGTKYRGEFEERMQRIIEEVKMAKDVILFIDEIHTLVGAGAAEGAVDAANILKPSLAKGEIQLIGATTPSEYRKYIEKDGALERRFQPIMVNEPTPEETIQILKGLREKYENYHRVKITDEAIEEAVKLSVRYITDRFLPDKAIDVIDEASARVRLRKQKSTVHSNLELELARIREQKEIAIRNQAFERAAQLRDEERKIEEYLRNFIDTSSPSDLGVVTPEDVAQVVATWTGIPVAQLLIEERERLLRMEEELHKRIISQDEAVRVVSRAIRRSRSGLKDPRRPIGVFMFLGPTGVGKTELARALAEYLFGNENALIRFDMSEFMEKHTVSRLIGAPPGYVGYEEGGQLTEKVHRRPYSVILFDEIEKAHSDVFNILLQIMDEGQLTDGHGRRVSFKNTILIMTSNFGAEYFKQEASIGFASKEDREKSFDKIKDLILSEMKKYFRPEFLNRLDEIVFFKPLTKEDLKQILELLLKPVQERIREKKLELEISDEVKELLLEKGYDPQYGARPLKRTIQYYIEDPLAEFILQGDFKEGDIIRAELDKKGEIVFRKMTLAKEPS, from the coding sequence ATGATGGATAAACTAACACAAAGGGCATATAGAGTACTACTCTTAGCACAGGAGGAAGCACGTAGGCTTAATTATTCTACGGTGGGGACAGAACATATTCTCCTGGGGTTGATACGTGAGGAGGGAGGTATAGCAGCTCAAGTCCTTATTAATTTAGGACTTGATCTGAATCAGCTCAGGAATGAGATAGAGAGATTGATAGGTCGTGGAGATGGTACCTCCTATGGAGCACTTCCCTTCACTTCAAGAGCAAAGAAGGTTCTGGAATATGCTTCTGAATCGGCTCAGGAACTTAATCATAACTATATTGGAACTGAGCATTTGCTTCTTGGACTGTTGAAGGAAGGTGAAGGTGTAGCAGCTCATGTTTTGGAGGGAATGGGAGTAAGATTAGAAGATGTTACTATAGAGATATTAAAACTTCTTGGTGAGCCTATAGATCCAACTAAGATAAGAGGCAGACAACAAATGAATACTTCTAATAATAACTCCTTAAAGAAAAAGAGAACAGTAACAGCTACCTTGGATGAGTTTGGTCGAGATCTAACTCAACTTGCAAGGCAAGGCAAATTGGATCCTATTATTGGGAGAGAAAAAGAGTTAGAGAGGATAATTCAAATACTGAGTAGAAGGACTAAAAATAATCCTGTTCTTGTGGGAGAACCTGGTGTTGGTAAGACCGCTATAGTAGAGGGTCTTGCTCAAAAGATAGTAGATGGTGAAGTACCTGATACTTTGTTAAATAAAAGGATCGTTGCTATTGATATGGGAAGTATCGTGGCTGGTACAAAATATAGGGGTGAGTTTGAAGAGAGAATGCAAAGGATCATTGAGGAAGTTAAGATGGCAAAAGATGTCATCCTTTTTATAGATGAGATTCATACCTTGGTTGGGGCAGGAGCAGCAGAAGGAGCGGTTGATGCAGCAAATATTTTGAAACCCTCTCTTGCAAAGGGTGAGATACAATTAATTGGTGCTACAACCCCATCAGAATATAGGAAGTATATTGAGAAAGATGGGGCATTAGAAAGAAGATTTCAGCCTATAATGGTTAACGAGCCTACACCTGAAGAGACTATACAGATATTGAAAGGTTTAAGAGAAAAATACGAAAATTATCATAGAGTTAAAATTACCGATGAGGCTATAGAAGAAGCAGTCAAATTGTCAGTTAGATATATAACCGATAGATTCTTGCCTGATAAGGCGATAGATGTAATAGATGAAGCTTCAGCGAGGGTAAGATTGAGAAAACAAAAGAGCACAGTGCATAGTAATTTAGAACTTGAACTCGCGAGAATAAGAGAACAAAAGGAGATTGCTATAAGAAATCAAGCGTTTGAAAGAGCAGCTCAGTTAAGAGATGAAGAAAGAAAGATTGAAGAGTATCTTAGAAATTTCATAGATACATCTTCTCCTTCTGATCTTGGAGTTGTAACTCCTGAAGATGTGGCTCAAGTAGTGGCTACTTGGACTGGAATACCTGTAGCTCAACTTCTAATTGAAGAAAGAGAAAGGCTATTAAGAATGGAAGAAGAGCTTCATAAGAGAATAATTTCTCAGGATGAGGCTGTAAGGGTGGTCTCAAGGGCTATAAGAAGATCAAGATCTGGTTTGAAGGATCCAAGAAGACCTATAGGTGTGTTTATGTTCTTAGGACCAACAGGGGTTGGAAAGACTGAGCTTGCAAGGGCACTTGCAGAGTACCTCTTTGGAAATGAGAATGCTTTAATTAGGTTTGATATGTCAGAGTTTATGGAGAAGCATACTGTTTCAAGGTTAATTGGTGCTCCTCCTGGATATGTGGGATACGAGGAAGGAGGACAACTTACTGAAAAAGTTCATAGGAGACCTTATTCTGTTATTCTCTTTGATGAGATAGAAAAGGCTCATAGTGATGTATTTAATATCCTTTTGCAAATAATGGACGAAGGACAACTTACCGATGGTCATGGTAGAAGAGTAAGTTTTAAGAATACTATCTTGATAATGACTTCAAACTTTGGAGCAGAGTATTTTAAGCAAGAGGCAAGTATAGGGTTTGCTTCTAAAGAGGATAGGGAAAAGTCTTTTGATAAAATTAAAGATTTAATTTTGAGTGAGATGAAGAAGTACTTTAGACCAGAGTTCTTGAATAGGCTTGATGAGATTGTATTCTTCAAGCCACTTACCAAGGAAGATTTGAAGCAAATTTTAGAATTATTACTCAAACCAGTCCAGGAGAGGATAAGAGAAAAGAAGTTGGAATTAGAAATAAGTGATGAGGTAAAAGAACTATTACTTGAGAAAGGATATGATCCTCAGTATGGAGCAAGACCTTTAAAGAGAACTATTCAATACTATATTGAAGATCCATTAGCTGAATTTATACTTCAAGGGGATTTTAAAGAGGGAGATATTATAAGAGCAGAACTTGATAAAAAGGGAGAAATAGTGTTTAGAAAGATGACTCTTGCGAAGGAGCCTTCATAG
- a CDS encoding ATP--guanido phosphotransferase, which yields MREFYYKYLKWLGEEKGNNREVILSTRIRLARNLEDFVFPIQATESQRRRILNKVEWVYKNDLNFGGYEFLKLEKLPNLVLESLVEKHLISDDHLDNIKGAGLLVDRDGKLSVMINEEDHFRLQVLSSGLELKESWQRLLSLEESFSDYFKFAFDDKLGYLTSCITNLGCGVRISFIVHLPGLTYSGKIKDFLRKLRSAKILIRGIYGERSKPIAGFYQITSRSSLGIKEEDLIEKMEKMAKKIITEELVTREFLFEEQKRYVEDVIGRAYGILSNARYLSSIEAINLLSDLRFGIYLKMLDIPLKVLDLLMILMLPAHLQLKYGKEMDSEERDGVRADLLRGFLKNYKINPGGVV from the coding sequence ATGAGAGAGTTTTATTATAAGTATCTTAAATGGTTAGGAGAAGAAAAAGGTAATAATAGAGAGGTGATATTAAGTACTAGAATAAGGCTTGCAAGAAATTTAGAAGATTTTGTTTTTCCAATCCAAGCAACAGAGTCTCAAAGAAGAAGAATTCTTAATAAGGTGGAATGGGTTTATAAAAATGATCTAAATTTTGGTGGATATGAGTTTTTAAAATTAGAAAAGTTACCAAATCTTGTACTCGAATCTTTAGTTGAGAAACACCTGATAAGCGACGATCATTTAGATAATATTAAAGGTGCTGGACTTTTAGTAGATAGAGATGGTAAACTTAGTGTAATGATAAATGAGGAGGACCATTTTAGGTTACAAGTATTGAGTAGTGGCTTAGAGCTAAAGGAAAGTTGGCAAAGATTACTTTCTTTAGAGGAGAGTTTTTCTGATTATTTCAAGTTTGCTTTTGATGATAAATTGGGTTATTTAACTTCTTGTATAACTAATCTGGGATGTGGAGTTAGGATTTCCTTTATTGTGCATCTTCCGGGATTAACCTATTCTGGTAAAATAAAAGACTTTCTCAGGAAACTTAGGTCAGCCAAAATTCTTATAAGGGGTATTTATGGGGAAAGAAGTAAACCTATCGCAGGTTTTTACCAAATCACAAGCAGATCCTCCTTAGGAATTAAGGAGGAAGATTTGATTGAAAAGATGGAAAAGATGGCAAAGAAGATAATAACTGAAGAGCTGGTAACAAGAGAATTTCTATTTGAGGAACAAAAAAGGTATGTGGAAGATGTGATAGGTAGAGCATATGGAATATTAAGTAATGCAAGATATCTAAGTAGTATTGAGGCTATAAACTTATTATCAGATTTGAGATTTGGAATATATTTAAAAATGTTAGACATACCCTTAAAGGTTTTGGATCTTCTTATGATCTTAATGCTACCAGCGCATTTGCAGCTGAAATATGGAAAAGAAATGGATTCTGAAGAGAGGGATGGGGTGAGAGCAGATTTGTTGCGTGGTTTTCTTAAAAATTATAAAATAAATCCGGGAGGTGTCGTTTAA
- a CDS encoding UvrB/UvrC motif-containing protein: MKCDFCNQNEAVYVLEISDEKGKRKYSICEYCLKQVIKDIFQGNYFMRDEKVKRCPKCNRSLEEIKETGMLGCSYCYSYFRDEIGKLVYQYHGNKVHRGRVPIKKEFKTDKILKYKIELSKAIEEEDYEKAAKLRDLLKNIGKGG, translated from the coding sequence ATGAAATGTGATTTTTGTAATCAGAACGAGGCTGTATATGTCTTGGAGATAAGCGATGAAAAAGGGAAAAGAAAATATTCTATTTGTGAATATTGCTTAAAGCAGGTTATAAAAGATATATTTCAGGGTAATTATTTTATGAGAGACGAAAAAGTCAAAAGATGTCCAAAATGTAATAGAAGTTTAGAAGAAATTAAAGAGACAGGTATGTTAGGTTGTAGTTATTGTTACAGTTATTTTAGAGATGAAATAGGTAAACTGGTATATCAATATCATGGGAATAAAGTTCATAGAGGAAGAGTTCCAATTAAAAAAGAATTTAAAACGGATAAAATATTAAAATATAAAATTGAACTTTCCAAGGCTATAGAAGAAGAGGATTATGAAAAGGCCGCAAAATTAAGAGATCTTCTTAAAAATATAGGGAAGGGTGGATGA
- the pdxT gene encoding pyridoxal 5'-phosphate synthase glutaminase subunit PdxT, which translates to MRIGILAIQGSVVEHEKMLKRLEVETVLVKKPEHLDIINGIILPGGESTTFFTLLENRLLFDVLREKLANGLPAMGTCAGLILLANRIENHPDQKTLKVLDITVSRNAYGRQRESFSTYIKIPILGEKEFECVFIRAPQIVEIGKNVKVHATFENKPIFVEEGNILGLTFHPELTDDLRIHEYFLKRCSE; encoded by the coding sequence ATGAGGATAGGAATACTTGCTATACAGGGTTCTGTAGTAGAACATGAAAAAATGTTAAAAAGGCTAGAGGTTGAGACAGTTTTAGTAAAAAAGCCAGAACATTTGGATATTATTAATGGGATAATTCTTCCAGGAGGAGAAAGTACTACCTTTTTTACTCTTTTAGAAAATCGTCTACTCTTTGATGTATTAAGAGAAAAGTTGGCTAATGGGCTGCCTGCTATGGGAACATGTGCTGGACTAATTTTGCTTGCAAATAGGATAGAAAATCATCCTGATCAAAAGACTCTTAAAGTATTAGATATAACTGTGTCTCGTAATGCCTATGGTAGGCAAAGGGAAAGTTTTTCTACTTATATAAAAATTCCTATTCTTGGTGAAAAGGAATTTGAATGTGTGTTTATAAGGGCTCCTCAAATTGTTGAGATAGGCAAAAATGTGAAAGTTCATGCAACTTTTGAGAATAAACCCATATTTGTAGAGGAAGGTAATATATTAGGTTTGACTTTTCATCCTGAACTTACTGATGATTTGAGAATACATGAGTACTTCTTAAAGAGGTGTTCAGAATAG
- the pdxS gene encoding pyridoxal 5'-phosphate synthase lyase subunit PdxS, translating into MQVFTGTDKVKRGLAQMLKGGVIMDVTNAEQAEIAEEAGAVAVMALERVPADIRAEGGVARMADPKKIKEIMSAVSIPVMAKVRIGHFVEAQILEALGVDFIDESEVLTPADEKYHINKHAFKVPFVCGARDLGEALRRIAEGAAMIRTKGEAGTGNVVEAVRHMRQIMDEIRSLVLLPDEELVAKAKELGAPLDLIIETKKLGRLPVVNFAAGGIATPADAALMMHLGADGVFVGSGIFKSKNPRKRARAIVLAVTYYDDPYVLAEISEDLGEPMPGIDVRKLSESELLQVRGW; encoded by the coding sequence ATGCAGGTCTTTACAGGAACAGATAAAGTAAAAAGAGGTTTGGCTCAGATGCTAAAAGGCGGAGTAATTATGGACGTGACTAACGCTGAGCAGGCTGAAATTGCTGAAGAGGCTGGTGCTGTGGCTGTTATGGCTCTTGAAAGAGTTCCTGCTGACATAAGGGCAGAAGGTGGAGTAGCAAGAATGGCAGATCCTAAAAAGATAAAGGAGATTATGTCAGCAGTTAGTATTCCTGTTATGGCGAAAGTTAGGATTGGTCATTTTGTGGAGGCTCAAATTTTAGAAGCTCTCGGGGTAGATTTTATTGATGAAAGTGAGGTTTTAACTCCTGCCGATGAAAAATATCATATAAATAAACACGCTTTCAAAGTTCCTTTTGTTTGTGGTGCTAGGGATTTGGGAGAAGCTCTAAGAAGGATTGCAGAGGGAGCAGCTATGATTAGGACAAAAGGAGAGGCGGGAACAGGAAATGTGGTAGAGGCGGTACGTCATATGAGACAAATTATGGACGAGATAAGGTCATTAGTTCTTCTCCCCGACGAAGAATTAGTGGCAAAAGCAAAAGAATTAGGGGCTCCATTAGATCTTATAATAGAGACAAAAAAATTAGGAAGACTTCCTGTAGTGAATTTTGCTGCTGGTGGTATTGCTACTCCTGCTGATGCTGCTTTAATGATGCATCTTGGCGCTGATGGAGTGTTTGTAGGATCTGGAATATTTAAATCAAAGAACCCAAGAAAGAGAGCAAGAGCCATAGTTCTTGCTGTTACTTATTATGATGATCCTTATGTATTGGCGGAGATATCGGAGGATTTAGGAGAGCCAATGCCTGGTATTGATGTAAGAAAGCTATCTGAAAGTGAATTATTGCAGGTGAGAGGTTGGTAA